The Desulfobacterales bacterium genome includes a region encoding these proteins:
- a CDS encoding glucose 1-dehydrogenase, producing MQLEGKVALVTGSGRGIGMGIAKRFAEEGALVVVNSLSRSGEAVAEEISRNGGKACFVQVDVSKEVDAQNAVQYAVSIYGRLDVLVNNAGVELIKPLVQITEEEWDNVMDINVKGYFLMSKYALMQMISQNRGNIINIASIAGIIAAPLLACYCASKGAIVQLTKAIALEYRDQNIQANVLCPGLIKTDLGDRFVDTYKAAGVPIDAILTQAQHRVGTLEDVASAAVFLATDSASFVNGVALPLDGGATAS from the coding sequence ATGCAACTGGAAGGCAAGGTCGCGTTGGTGACCGGATCGGGAAGAGGCATCGGCATGGGGATCGCGAAAAGATTTGCCGAGGAAGGCGCGCTGGTAGTCGTTAACAGTTTAAGTCGAAGCGGAGAGGCCGTGGCGGAAGAAATCAGCCGGAACGGCGGAAAGGCGTGTTTTGTTCAAGTGGATGTGTCAAAGGAAGTCGATGCCCAAAATGCGGTTCAATACGCTGTTTCGATCTATGGGCGATTGGACGTGCTTGTCAACAATGCCGGTGTGGAACTGATAAAGCCTTTGGTGCAGATTACCGAAGAAGAGTGGGACAATGTGATGGACATCAACGTCAAGGGCTACTTTTTGATGTCCAAATATGCGCTGATGCAGATGATTTCCCAGAATCGGGGGAATATTATTAATATTGCATCGATTGCGGGCATCATTGCCGCCCCGCTTCTCGCCTGCTATTGCGCTTCAAAGGGCGCCATTGTGCAGCTGACCAAGGCGATTGCGCTTGAATACAGGGATCAGAATATTCAAGCCAATGTATTGTGCCCTGGTCTGATTAAGACCGATTTGGGCGATCGTTTTGTGGATACCTATAAGGCGGCAGGTGTTCCGATCGATGCGATTCTTACCCAGGCGCAGCATCGCGTGGGAACATTGGAAGATGTGGCGAGCGCAGCGGTCTTTTTGGCGACCGACAGTGCTTCTTTTGTCAATGGGGTTGCTCTGCCGCTGGACGGCGGCGCGACGGCGTCGTAA